AGACGCAGCTGAATCATTGGGAGCAACTTATTGCACTTCTAATAATGGACAATTGGTTAGCAAAGCTAGTGGAACTTTTGGAGAGTTCGGGATTTATTCCTTCAATGGAAATAAGATTATCACTACTTCTGGTGGTGGAATGTTAGTATCTAATAATCTTGAAGCCCTTGATAAGGCCCGTTTTTGGGCTACACAGGCTCGAGACAAAGCACTACACTACCAACACAGTGAAATGGGCTATAATTACCGTATGAGTAATGTGTTAGCAGGTATAGGTCGGGGGCAATTGAAGGTACTTGATGATCGAGTAGAAGCAAGAAGACGAATTTTTAAAAGATACGAGGAAGCTCTACAGGGAATTGATAGTATAGCGTTTATGCCTGAGCTATCTTATGGAAAATCAACTCGCTGGCTTACTGCTCTTACTTTTGATGCTTCTATTCTTAATATTACTGTAGCAGAACTTTGTCGTATGTTGGGTGAACATAATATTGAGGCTAGACCAGTATGGAAGCCATTGCACTTGCAGCCATTATTTAAGGGAACAAAATACTACTCACATGAAGTAAATGGTATGAGTGTGTCAGACTTCTTGTTCGAAAATGGGGTATGTTTACCATCAGGATCAAATATGTCGTCTGAGCAACAGGAACGTGTGATTGACACTTTTAAACGTAGT
The DNA window shown above is from Desulfuribacillus stibiiarsenatis and carries:
- a CDS encoding DegT/DnrJ/EryC1/StrS family aminotransferase, with product MGNIEKIYLSSPHMSGTELDYIKEAFNSNWISPLGPNVDAFEKELAETVGVKGAVALSSGTAAIHLALHLLDVGHEDYVICSSLTFAASANPILYQGAKPIFIDSDMESWNMSPQALERAFIDAVELGYLEKIKAVIVVNLYGQSADMDAIIKICSQYGKPIIEDAAESLGATYCTSNNGQLVSKASGTFGEFGIYSFNGNKIITTSGGGMLVSNNLEALDKARFWATQARDKALHYQHSEMGYNYRMSNVLAGIGRGQLKVLDDRVEARRRIFKRYEEALQGIDSIAFMPELSYGKSTRWLTALTFDASILNITVAELCRMLGEHNIEARPVWKPLHLQPLFKGTKYYSHEVNGMSVSDFLFENGVCLPSGSNMSSEQQERVIDTFKRSIQ